GCTGAAGCGTCGTTCTGAAAAGTCTGCCGCCGAGGTTCTGGCCAACCGCCCGGGGCACCGGGGCCACGGTCTGCTCGGACAGCCCGGCGCCGGGGGGCCCAAAAAGGGCGCGGTGGTGGAGAACGCCATGCTGGACCTCAGCAACTGCGACCGCATGGTGACGCTCGACTGCCTCCGGGCGCTCTACTCGACGCCGCCGGGCGAGACGGCAGCGTCCAACAACACGCTGGGCATCGTCGAGTACACGCCACAGGCGTACCTGCAGTCGGACCTGGACATGTTCTTTGAGCAGTTTGAGCCGCGGCTCAAGGGCCAGCCGCCAATCATCACGCTGCTCGACAACGGCGTGGTGCAGCAGAAGAACAAGTCGTTCGGCTTCAACGGCGAGTCGGCGCTGGACCTCGAGTTCGCCATGGGGCTCGTCTACCCGCAAAAGGCCACGCTCTACCAGGTCGGCGACCTGAACCAGGCCGCGTCCTTCAACAACTTCCTCGAGGCCATCGACGGCACCTACTGCGACTTTGACGGCGGCAAGTCGGTCGACCCCAACGTGGACGCGCAGTACTCGCGCCGCGTGGCGTGCGGCACCACGACGCCGACCAACGTCATCAGCACCAGCTACGGCTACAACGAGGCCGACCTGGGCGTCAAGTACGAGCAGCGGCAGTGCGCCGAGTACATGAAGCTCGGCCTGCGCGGCGTGTCGATGCTCTTCTCGTCGGGCGACGCCGGGGTCGCCGGCAACGGCGGCCAGTGCATCGACGAGGCGACGGGCGCGTACAACGAGGGACACGACGGCTACTTCAACCCGTCCTTCCCCGCCTCGTGCCCCTGGGTCACGGCCGTGGGCGCCACCGCCATACTCAAGGGGTCGACCGTGCACACGCCCGAGAGCGCCTGCGAGAGGGTCATCTttagcggcggcggcttcagCAACGTCTTCAAGATGCCCGACTACCAAAAGGAAGCGCTCGAGGGCTACTACAAGGACAATGCCCCGCCCTACGGCCAGGAGAGGTACAACAACTCCCGCGCCGTCAGGGGGTATCCCGACGTCAGCGCCAACGGGGCAAACTACGTGACTGCCGTGAATGGCAAGTTTACGCTGAGTTATGGAACTTctggtgagtttttttttttttgtgtctaATTGTCGATTGTTCGAAATTGGTTACTGATGCAATACATCACCACAGCATCCACGCCCGTGTTCGGCTCCATCCTAACGCTCATCAACGAGAAGCGCATCGAGGCGGGCAAGTCGCCGGTCGGATTCGTCAACCCCGTCCTGTACCAGCACCAAGAGGTGCTCAACGACATAACCAACGGCAAGAACCCGGGTTGCGGAACGGACGGGTTCAACGCCGTCTCAGGGTGGGATCCGGTCACGGGGCTGGGAACGCCAAATTATAAAAAGATGTTGGAAGTGTTTATGAAGCTGCCCTGAAAAGGGTGGCATTTTATGAATGAAGAATGAAAGAGGTTGCAAGGATATTCTAGATTTAGATGGCGTTGGAGGATTTTATTTGCAGCGGTCTTTCTTGCAACAAAATAAAGTAGTCCTAGAATCAattgttttctttgctgGATTCAGTGGGCGCACTTTTCTATTTGCATAcctacccaaggtacctagaCTTCCTAGCCGCATTTCATATGTTTTTTGTCCCAATTTTTAGAACAAATCAATGGACAAGTCGATTGGTTGCGCTGAGCTGACACTGGCGAAAAATACCGCCAAGCGCCGAAGCAGATCGGAGCTTACAATATCCAGCCACGACGGCAGCTAAACAGGGGCCCCACGCTCCCCCATCGCTGTGTTTGTTCTATCTGCCTTCCCCCAGGCGACGATTTgatgttttattttaatagCTCCAGCTTTGAGCACAGGTCCCGCCGGCACACGCACAAATCCATTTTTTAAGCATAGAGACTGCCAAAAAAAATTTCACCTAATCATGGACGTCAATAGCAATTCAAGCACTGCAGAGAGCAGTGGTCCAGTGGCCGATTCGTCGCCGCAGGTTGGCGGCCCGCGGGTCAACAACGCATGTGAGGCTTGCAGGGCGGCCAAGGTCAAGTGCACGGCGAGCAGCAGCCAGTTGGGCATTTGTCGGCGGTATGTATTTGAGGATGTTTACAATTTTCCTTCTCTCTTTGCCCGATCAGTTGTagattttgtttctttctttttttttttttaagaaaaaaaaaacttacccTTTTACCCTGCTGTAGATGCTACGAATCAAAGCGTGAGTGCGTCTTCAAGACCGGCCCGCGTACCAGGAGACCACGGCAGTCAAAGCTGTAAGTTTATCCCCCTTTTGCTAGTTTTCTTCTCTTGTTGCAAATATTCTCCCCTATGCTTCCACCATACTCGGGCGCCTGGGAATATAGTCAACTCATTCCTTGGCGGGTGTTATTGTCTACACCGGCTTAGTTTACTCACAAGACTCGATGATATCCCGTCTTCCGTCTATCCAACCATCATGCCTCTTGGCTCATATATAGCCCAACCACTCATCCCAAATaccctgcctacctacttacACTCCCACAAAAAAAGCAACCCAACAGCAACCCGCCcacaaccaccaccaccaggcCCCTCCAAGACCTTCACCATCGACGTCAGCCTCGCCCAGGACGACGGACCCCTAAACTTCGACATGCTCCGCGACTCGCACGAGGCCATGGTCGACCGCCTCTTCCCACCAGACTCACCACCAGCAACCACCGCACcgacgtcgtcatcatccgCATGCACCCGCGACTCGACCTGGTCCCCATGCTTTACAAACACCACCTCCAGCTCCGCAGCCGCCACCtcgccctcgtcgtcgtcgaccaGCAAGCCCGCCAGCACGGCAGCGTCGGCATGGTCGGGCCCGCTCCGCCGGCCGCAGTTCAACCTCGACAGCGCCAGCTCGCTGCTCGCCACCTTTCGCGACGACATGTCGCTCTTCTTCCCCGTCTTCTCGGTCCCGGACGGCGCGACCGTGCCGGACCTGGCCCGCGACAGGCCCTTTGTCCTGCTCGCCctgctcgccgccgccagcggcTCCAGGACCGCACTGAGGGGCGGCGGGAGCCTGTACGACGAAGAGTTTCGCAAGATCCTGGGGCTCAAGTTCGTCGCCGGCGGGGAGAGGAGCGTGGAGCTGCTTGTTGGGTTGTTGGTCTATTCTGCTTGGtgagtctctttttttttatgttctACTAATATTATGTGTTTATGTTTGTATATATGAGATAGAAGTGTAGAACTGAGGCGTGTAGAACAAGTTCAGAGAATCCTGTGTCAATCTTACCAGATGCGTCTCAGCAAAATCCGGTCCTTTTATACTGACCGCTAAACAATGTAAACACCAGGTATCCTGTCCACCTGCGGCCCCGAAACAAGCAGTCTGCACAGTATATCCGCATGGCCGTCGATTTGATACAGGATCTCGAGCTCGACCAGCCCGAGTACCTCGAGCAGCACCGGGACCAACCGCGCGAGGAGCTCCTCGAGGGCATCCGCGCATACGTTGCATGCTGCTATATAGTTCTGGCGTAAGCTTTTCCccgtgtttctttttttttgctctggAGCTTCCTAACATCACCAAACCTCCCAACTGATGCACCCACAAAAAAAACGACTTCTCATCGTCCGCGGTGGGGGGTCTACAAAACTAAAACTAACAACGGAATCATGAAATAAAGACGAACCCACATGTACAGTCGCCCCTTGAACCTCCCATACACCGCCTGGACGGCTACCTGCTGCGACATGCTGGAGCGCGAGGCCCTCACGCCCGGCGACCGCATCCTCCCCTGGCTCCTGCGTCACCAGCACCTCATGCTCGAGGTCGTCGGCCTGGCCAAGGACGAAGAGAAGGGCCTGCGCTCCCCGTACCAGGCCGCCACCATGCTGAGGGGGTTGGACATGCAGTTTGCAGAGTACGGCGCGCGCATGCCGGAGGAGGTCGCCAACACCCGTACGTAGCTGCCGCGTTTGATCTCCTTTTTTCTGTCTCACAATTACTCTTCATTTATGACATAAAAAAAAGCTAACCCATATCCCCAAAAACTGACAAGTCGTCATGAGATTCACCACCCTCACGACGCAGATCCAGCTCCTGACCCCACACCTCTGGAAGACCTCCAACATGACGCGGTCGCCGCGCGTGGACCCTTTCCAGGACGCGTCGCGCATGCAGCTTGCGCTCCCGCACATGGCCGCCGCGCTGTCCTTCATGGGCGAGACGCTGCTCGGCGGCCGGCAGCTCACCAACATCTGCAACGTCGAATGGGGCCGCTTCGTCCTGCTCTCCATCGTCGCCTTTACCTTCTCCTTTGACATGCCCACCTGCCCTAGCTGGGACGCCACACTGGCGCGGTCGCAGATAGACCTCGGCTCGCTGTTGGATCGGCTcaccgacaaggcgcagatgCGGGTGGACGACAAGTCTCGCGGCGACGGGACTGTTGAGGATGACGACATGACCATCGTCGGGGCAAGTCGTGTCGTTTTTGGCGTCGTCAAAGCAAAGTTCGACAAGAGGATGGCGGCCgtgcagcggcagcggcagcagcaacagtctTCCATTGCGACGGGGATATGGTCTCTGTTCGGCAGTGGCGGTGGCAGCGGAGATGCTCACCCAAAAATACCGCACGACAAATCGACCAGGGGTTGCCCAATGTTTGATGGTTCGTTGGATAACTACATCCCGGTGTGGGACGAGGCCTTCACCGATCAGACAAGCTTTGGGGCAAGTGTTGCCCCAGTCAATGCGACTGGCGGGTTTGCAGAGGCGTTTGGTGACATTGATCTAGACAGCGGTATGGACGGGGCAGAGTTCCAGCCGGCTCATGACCTTTGGGCCACCATGACCATGGGGTGGGCGGAGAGCGAATTGGCAGGGCACATTCAGCCTGCTGATGGTGCGGAAATCAGTTGAGGGCTGCCCCCAATATGTGGATCGAATGCCGTTGGTATCATTTCGAAAGATCCGAATTCTTTTGTCGCGAAAAAGCCCAGAGACGCCAGAAAGAAACAAGTTGCATCTTAGCCTAGTGGTTTTCTCCCGTAGACCAAAACACTAGAAAAATAAACGGCAGGCATTAGTATTCCaatagaagaaaaaaataaggaGTATAAAGCTCGGAACAAGACTGACCCCTCAGAATAAGAATGGATACTTGTATCCTTCATGTCCCGCTTCACATCCTCGAGAAAGACCTTGAGATCATCAACATCCCAGCCCAAAACCCTCGTAAATAGCGCCATGCTGATGGCCTCGATCCCCTGCAGCATGTCGTGCTGCAGCCACAGGCTCAGGTACTTGACCCGACGACCTTTGGCCCAGGGGTTGAGGGGGAGCTGCTCCTTGATCTCGACGACGTCCGCGAACCCGAGCTCGCGCATCCACTGGGCGTAGTGGACCGCATTGTCCCAGCGCCGCCCGATGCGGCCGCTCGCCTCCATCGCGAGGTCGTTCCAGCGCGCCAAGGCGCAGCCctcgggcggcggcgtcaggAACTTGAAGGGCATGATGGGGTCGCGCATCTGCAGCCAGCCGCCGGGCGCGAGGCTGGACATGGCCGACTCCATGACGGCGCGTGGGGAACGGAAGCACGTCACGACGGCGCGCATGTGGATAAAGTCAAAGGGGACCGAAAAGTCCCACTCGTCCTCGGCATCGCAGATCTGGAAGGAGCAATTCGGTGGGACGTATGTGGGTTGGATGGGCGAGAGGTCAGTGCCCACGACGTTGGAGCCGGGGTTTTCTTGAGCTAAGTCGATATGGAAATGCTGTCAGAGATCGGCTGGCTTTGTTTGGTCTAGGGGCTCGACCCCCGCACATACCAAACTCGATGGCCCATATTCCTGTCCCTGTTGCTACGTCCAGTACGTTGCGTGGATTTTCTACTGGAGCTTGGTAGAGTTTGCCCTCTAAAGACAGTTTGTAAACCTGATGCTGGAAGTCTACTCGTTACCGTGACATATTAGCTTAGGAAATTCCGAGTAGCTTGGGCTCATCATGGCACCAGAGACCCACCAAGACGATCTTGCTCTGGCTATGTTGAACAGACAATAAATGTGTAGGGCGTTAGCTGGTTTTACTACCGCTCGCCTTGGGGATCATGGTTGCATAATACCTCGTCGTTAGGCAGCGGGTATTCTGTCAAAAGTAAACATTCTTTAGAACTAGCACCTAGAACTCCACACGCACAGGCTAAGGTGGTTCATGGTGTCCATTTTCGGTTACTTACTGCCCTCTTTGAACTTGTGATAAGTCCGACCGTTTTCTACAACGTGCTCGTATAGACTTGAACTCAGACTTTGCGTGGATGACCTTGATTTGATGTAAGCAGAAAAGAGGCATATCAAGTCAGCACTTCCTTGCCGCAATGTTTTATTTGATGGTACCCCGTAGTAGGTTTGTACAACGGATGGATGGGCATACACGAAGCTCATACCCCCTACCGCCGAGTCCATTTCCCATTCCGCCTGATCAAAAGTTATCACCTACGTTAGTACCAGGAGGCAACTAAAACTCATTTGAGCATAAGATTGGATCCATAGATGCACTTACACTATCAACCTCAAGagcatcctcgtcgtcatcgtcggcaATGTCGACCACATTGGGACTAGTATCTATGTTTGAGAAGAGGTCCTCAACTGTTCGGTTATCCTCTTGCTGCATAGTGCGTGCAATGACTTATTTTCGTCCAATGATCGAATTGGATCTAGCGTAACTGTATTCTCCTTGGCTTTCTGTTTAAATGGTTTCGAGACTCAACAGGCCCCTTGGGATTCTTTTTGACTGCAGAAATCAGATGACAAGCGTTAACTGTGGATAGACCAGCAGAGAGAGAATCGACCAAAGCAACAAAGATGGGGGTCATCATCTATTACAAAATGGTCAAACACAAGAAGAGATGAGCCAGCCATTGAAGTCATGACGAGGTAAAATTAATAATCCGACGCAGGTCGATCTGTACCCCATCGACCTCCAACCGGAACGTGCCGGCGGTGCAAATTAGCAAGGGAAAACCATGCAGTGAGATCGATACCCGCTCATAGACAACTCGAAGCGAAGAGCGAAAACCAGAGAGGCAAGCGAAGACAAGATTGTGGggtaaaaagagagagagagaaaaaaaaaaaaaacagtcacACGCATAAATGGATATGCATCTCCAAACCGGTATACTACCAGAAAGGGCATCGAGAATGAGGGACAAAAAAATCGAATGATATGCCGATAACGTTGCCCACACAGGGCCCAAACGAACCACTTTGCCCAGACGCGGTTCATCCGGGCTCGTTAGCGGTAACAGTTAAAACGGGCAAATAATCCATATCCCAGACAGGGCCCTCCGTCCAATGACCTGGGGTTGTTGGGTAGGCCTCGTTCGGCTACGCGGTAGGTTTGCAGGAAGGGAATGACAAGATCCTTGCATGCATGTGCTGTGTGGGTGGCTCAGCCTTCCTGACCAGGAGCTTTTCATAAACGGTACCCATCTCGATGAGGTATGTTGACGGACGGGGTTTTGGGGCCGCCGGGAGATCAAAAGGAATACCGGTAAGCGCTGC
Above is a genomic segment from Pyricularia oryzae 70-15 chromosome 7, whole genome shotgun sequence containing:
- a CDS encoding aorsin, which translates into the protein MRLDSVICILSALAAAADGRYLYPGQDSTKKASDHITAPGPDHILHEERNPLTERTWTRSRRLYNGTILPMRIGLVQQNLHRAEEFMNRVSHPSSPDYGKHWTADEVVEAFAPKQESVDAVMDWLAAEGIERHRVSLSLARTWVTFNATAAEAEMLLKTRYHVFTHSIHGHSHVACDGYHVPRHVMQHVDLITPTVHFDSRVGQGRRNIRTELDQDNVTELKRRSEKSAAEVLANRPGHRGHGLLGQPGAGGPKKGAVVENAMLDLSNCDRMVTLDCLRALYSTPPGETAASNNTLGIVEYTPQAYLQSDLDMFFEQFEPRLKGQPPIITLLDNGVVQQKNKSFGFNGESALDLEFAMGLVYPQKATLYQVGDLNQAASFNNFLEAIDGTYCDFDGGKSVDPNVDAQYSRRVACGTTTPTNVISTSYGYNEADLGVKYEQRQCAEYMKLGLRGVSMLFSSGDAGVAGNGGQCIDEATGAYNEGHDGYFNPSFPASCPWVTAVGATAILKGSTVHTPESACERVIFSGGGFSNVFKMPDYQKEALEGYYKDNAPPYGQERYNNSRAVRGYPDVSANGANYVTAVNGKFTLSYGTSASTPVFGSILTLINEKRIEAGKSPVGFVNPVLYQHQEVLNDITNGKNPGCGTDGFNAVSGWDPVTGLGTPNYKKMLEVFMKLP